The following coding sequences lie in one Trichoderma breve strain T069 chromosome 1, whole genome shotgun sequence genomic window:
- a CDS encoding ACT domain-containing protein encodes MNAQVSFLEGTYTLIHIPLDLYPTLLQPLLRILLPQTQSLNFTRDSREYELEGLTTDYQHGFLNISITPIECSVVCHSSWAKNVFEPALNALPKPLKNTVKLYKDTYMILAVTSAGLDPGGRVMELSSPLAFAGIPIFFITTYYSDFILVPTKEKQKVVQALLAKGFELSENQSNFVNPSMYAPNSSDTDLSQKPPSTPPPSNDDELQARTFKLLLKHDVKARVEPDLELVQCSGREISPLTNAYGHRPSMSRKSSTDYRRSWISHPRFLSLTLAQDDPPSLLLDKALLPNFDDSLVGDTEGVLIPIFLDLGGLSSESTGIVCGVAGRLVKGTDMAESSELSYLSTSRAGTVILSRVQSIRALEILNPLLTKGS; translated from the exons ATGAACGCTCAAGTCTCATTCCTT GAAGGCACTTATACCCTCATCCACATCCCCCTCGACCTCTACCCAACTCTCCTGCAACCTCTCCTGCGCATTCTCCTACCACAAACCCAGAGCCTCAACTTCACTCGCGATTCGAGAGAATACGAGCTCGAAGGCCTTACTACAGACTACCAACATGGCTTCCTCAACATTAGCATCACTCCAATCGAGTGCTCCGTCGTCTGTCACAGCTCATGGGCCAAGAACGTCTTTGAGCCTGCCCTCAACGCTCTGCCGAAACCCCTAAAAAACACCGTCAAACTCTACAAAGACACATACATGATCCTCGCCGTAACAAGTGCTGGCTTGGATCCCGGCGGCCGTGTCATGGAGCTCAGCTCACCGCTGGCCTTCGCGGGcattcccatcttcttcatcaccacgTATTATTCCGACTTCATCCTTGTCCccaccaaggagaagcaaaaggtcgTGCAGGCCCTGTTAGCAAAGGGATTCGAGCTCTCAGAGAACCAGTCCAACTTTGTCAACCCGTCCATGTACGCCCCCAACAGCTCAGACACCGACCTGTCTCAGAAACCACCCAGCACCCCACCCCCTTCCAACGATGACGAGCTTCAAGCACGGACCTTTAAGCTCCTCTTGAAGCACGATGTAAAAGCCCGCGTTGAGCCGGACCTGGAGCTCGTCCAGTGCTCCGGCCGCGAAATATCGCCCCTCACCAACGCTTACGGCCATCGGCCGTCCATGAGCCGAAAGAGCTCGACAGACTACCGTCGCTCTTGGATAAGCCAT CCTAGATTCTTGTCTCTCACCCTTGCCCAAGATGATCCCCCGTCTCTACTGCTTGACAAAGCCCTGCTGCCGAATTTTGATGACTCATTAGTGGGTGATACCGAGGGCGTCTTGATCCCCATCTTCCTCGATCTAGGCGGCCTATCATCCGAGTCCACTGGTATTGTTTGCGGCGTTGCAGGGCGACTGGTCAAGGGCACAGACATGGCTGAGAGTTCAGAGCTGTCCTATCTCTCCACTTCTCGTGCCGGCACTGTCATCTTATCAAGAGTGCAGTCGATACGAGCATTGGAGATTCTGAATCCATTGCTCACCAAGGGGTCATAA
- a CDS encoding GLE1-like protein domain-containing protein: MTNSPSSRKSQLLSSPESGLISRFLLDGRNNELNHQNALAAAQAEHQRVREAAIRVYELHELREEHQRLLELERKEQERLRAEAAIVEEERRLRELKAKTVPKLPPEPVPEPPKKVEPVPVQQPAAAKPQEPIKQNLFQTKQQPAPTATTPQVNGFLGAQTKPATSNLFASPTAAPKVENRLAPTNLTTPAVQPPAAQIPMARPSPAQKNAVADRYVEIHKELKKLRQVLQAEAKVPGSPLKGKMGTYRREIRVSIGQLTAGKGANAQPIAKITMALTDALTGKVPSAPIEVSRFTVNHREPAAGAANNDATLPSLFIYLLNICAKGIINQFINECSANPKAADPIGVFTAHIFSQKEFLWRGESLIDILMAKFRVVCPVLFGLKGSDKTERGRQAIGWKKDGPGYITEQTHNDRMTGLVNYWKALAGIVNTAPNETSNTQYVVLRAMIEGHEQRFLTFYGSAAIAALRLALVEFPKKAPASAAAAQSLRAMVELLRTEGLVLS, translated from the exons ATGACCAATTCTCCCTCTTCGAGAAAGAGCCAATTGCTGTCGAGCCCTGAAAGCGGCCTTATCTCGAGATTTCTCTTAGACGGCCGAAATAATGAGTTAAACCACCAAAATGCTCTGGCCGCCGCTCAGGCAGAGCACCAACGCGTGCGAGAAGCGGCTATCCGAGTTTATGAGCTCCACGAGCTTCGAGAAGAGCATCAACGACTTCTAGAGTTGGAGCGCAAGGAGCAGGAAAGATTAAGAGCGGAGGCGGCAATAgtcgaagaagaaagaaggcttCGAGAactcaaggccaagacggTGCCTAAACTTCCTCCCGAACCAGTGCCAGAACCACCCAAGAAGGTAGAGCCGGTGCCAGTCCAACAACCGGCTGCTGCGAAGCCTCAAGAACCTATCAAGCAGAACCTTTTCCAGACGAAGCAACAGCCGGCGCCAACTGCCACCACCCCCCAGGTGAATGGCTTTCTGGGAGCGCAAACTAAACCGGCCACGAGCAATCTTTTTGCATCACCCACCGCCGCGCCAAAAGTTGAGAATCGCTTAGCACCAACAAATCTGACGACTCCTGCTGTCCAACCACCCGCCGCACAGATTCCGATGGCTCGCCCTTCTCCGGCGCAGAAAAATGCCGTAGCAGACCGATATGTCGAAATTCACAAAGAGCTAAAGAAGCTGCGACAGGTGCTGCAGGCCGAAGCAAAGGTGCCTGGGTCTCCTCTGAAGGGCAAGATGGGAACCTATCGAAGAGAAATTCGAGTTTCCATCGGACAGCTTACAGCGGGTAAAGGAGCCAACGCACAACCT ATTGCCAAAATCACAATGGCACTGACAGATGCACTCACTGGTAAAGTGCCTAGCGCTCCTATTGAAGTGAGCCGGTTTACCGTGAATCATAGAGAGCCGGCTGCAGGCGCTGCAAACAACGACGCGACCCtgccttctctcttcatctaccTATTGAACATTTGCGCCAAGGGCATCATTAATCAGTTCATCAATGAGTGCAGTGCAAATCCCAAAGCGGCAGATCCAATCGGCGTCTTCACGGCCCATATATTTTCTCAGAAGGAATTTTTATGGCGCGGTGAATCTCTGATTGACATCCTCATGGCCAAGTTCCGAGTCGTGTGCCCGGTCTTGTTCGGCTTGAAAGGAAGCGATAAAACCGAGAGGGGGAGACAGGCCATAGGATGGAAAAAAGATGGTCCCGGGTACATTACAGAGCAGACTCACAACGATAGGATGACTGGTCTGG TCAATTACTGGAAGGCGCTGGCCGGCATTGTCAACACGGCTCCCAATGAGACTTCGAACACCCAATACGTGGTCTTGAGAGCCATGATCGAAGGTCACGAGCAGCGGTTTCTGACTTTTTACGGCAGCGCCGCCATTGCTGCGTTGCGCCTCGCGTTGGTCGAGTTCCCCAAGAAAGCGCCAGCGAGCGCAGCCGCAGCGCAATCATTACGAGCCATGGTAGAGCTTCTTCGCACCGAAGGGCTTGTCTTGAGCTAA
- a CDS encoding methyltransferase domain-containing protein, translating into MIPTRPLPCSEEFSTPEEYIEALLEFARNTDVFQILCGGVHILDFFTSDPGIFHSALPDEWKGFLLSYDIMKTLDLFLRDDLDTLSFEPDQEPPESLIEYVKALRRFSLRRDFIPRQQKLPVLPKSVSVGMKPKKIHEVVNFADYVDALSDDISQQTGSEISHFVDFGSGQNYLGRALACEPYNRHVVAVEGRDHNVTAAKVYDLTSKLAIRPKMKRNKKMWNKALETLSPEEQKNQEAVQAAIKQVEGTEKFEFQPMNIHEAEYVAEEGKGGVQYISGRLDSGDLSEVIEGIEHRKLKDGSEEDLNLMAVSIHSCGNLSHYGIRSLIMNPDIRAVAIVGCCYNLLTEKLGPPSYKQAYLRPSLQALNGRIVRESEKRDPQGFPMSQQFSSYQGDGIRLNITARMMACQAPQNWTRVESEGFFTRHFFRAVLQRIFLDRGVVTRVWHDDSVKDDQNEEQASPFNMSTNPVVIGSLRKSCYGSFKAYVRGAVEKLTTSTEYKQYAGVMNEKMADISDAEIEKYEAMYEPRKKELCVIWSLMALSAAVVESLIVADRWTFLKEHDDVVKHAWVETVFDYGESPRNLVVVGVKKDGV; encoded by the coding sequence ATGATACCAACTCGGCCGCTGCCATGCAGCGAAGAATTTTCGACGCCCGAAGAGTATATTGAGGCTCTGTTGGAGTTCGCACGAAATACAGATGTGTTTCAGATTCTCTGCGGAGGAGTTCACATTCTCGACTTCTTCACCTCGGATCCGGGCATCTTTCACTCAGCACTACCAGACGAATGGAAAGGATTTCTATTGTCATATGATATCATGAAGACGCTGGATCTCTTCTTAAGAGATGATTTGGACACTCTCAGCTTTGAACCGGACCAAGAACCACCGGAAAGCTTGATTGAGTACGTTAAAGCGCTGAGGAGATTCTCTCTAAGGAGAGATTTTATACCACGACAGCAGAAACTGCCGGTTCTACCAAAATCGGTCTCTGTAGGAATGAAACCTAAGAAAATTCACGAGGTTGTCAATTTCGCAGACTACGTTGACGCCCTCTCGGATGATATTTCGCAACAGACGGGTAGCGAGATATCCCACTTTGTGGACTTTGGTAGTGGCCAGAATTATCTTGGCCGGGCTCTCGCCTGCGAGCCTTATAACCGTCACGTTGTAGCTGTGGAGGGCAGAGATCACAATGTCACAGCAGCCAAGGTGTACGACCTGACATCCAAGCTGGCGATTCGgcccaagatgaagaggaataAGAAGATGTGGAACAAAGCATTGGAAACTCTCAGCCCAGAGGAGCAAAAGAACCAAGAAGCAGTGCAGGCAGCTATCAAGCAGGTTGAAGGGACTGAGAAATTTGAGTTCCAGCCAATGAACATTCACGAAGCGGAATATGtggctgaagaagggaaaggtGGTGTTCAATACATCTCGGGAAGACTGGATAGTGGTGACCTCTCAGAGGTAATAGAGGGTATCGAGCACAGAAAGCTCAAGGATGGATCTGAGGAAGACCTCAATCTCATGGCCGTCTCTATCCATTCCTGCGGCAATTTGTCTCACTACGGCATTCGATCTCTCATCATGAATCCCGATATACGAGCTGTTGCGATTgttggctgctgctacaaCCTCCTGACGGAGAAATTGGGCCCTCCGAGCTACAAACAAGCCTACCTACGACCTAGTCTTCAGGCTCTTAACGGCCGAATCGTGCGCGAATCTGAAAAGAGAGATCCGCAGGGTTTCCCCATGAGCCAGCAGTTCTCGTCTTACCAGGGTGACGGCATCCGCCTCAACATCACGGCTCGTATGATGGCCTGCCAGGCGCCCCAGAACTGGACACGAGTAGAAAGCGAGGGCTTCTTCACCAGACACTTCTTCCGGGCTGTTCTGCAGCGTATATTTCTAGACCGTGGCGTGGTGACCCGCGTGTGGCACGATGACTCTGTCAAAGATGACCAAAACGAAGAGCAGGCAAGCCCCTTCAACATGAGCACGAACCCCGTGGTGATTGGATCGCTCCGCAAAAGCTGCTACGGATCGTTCAAGGCCTACGTGCGGGGAGCCGTGGAGAAGCTGACGACGAGCACGGAATACAAGCAGTACGCGGGCGTGATGAacgagaagatggcggaCATATCCGATGCCGAGATCGAAAAGTACGAGGCCATGTACGAGCCGCGGAAGAAGGAGCTGTGCGTGATTTGGTCGCTGATGGCCCTGAgcgcggcggtggtggaatCGCTCATCGTGGCAGACCGGTGGACGTTCCTAAAGGAGCACGACGACGTCGTCAAGCATGCGTGGGTGGAGACGGTGTTTGACTATGGCGAGAGCCCACGGAATCTGGTGGTTGTTGGAGTGAAGAAGGATGGTGTTTAA